Sequence from the Streptosporangium brasiliense genome:
AACGTGGTCGTCGGCCAGGCGGGCCTGCTCGACCTCGGCTTCGTCGCGTTCTACGCGGTGGGCGGCTACGCGATGGCGTTGATCGGCACCAGGATGGGCTGGAACTTCTGGCTGATCCTGGTGGTGGGCATCCTGATCTGCGCCCTGTCCGGCATCACCCTGGGCGGTCCGACGCTGCGGCTGCGCGGCGACTACCTGGCGATCGTGACGCTGGGCTTCGGTGAGATCATCCGGATCACCGCGCGGAACACCGACGAGATCGGTGGCCCGAACGGCATCCGCGGCATCCCGCACCCGCCGAGCGTCGACGAGCTGAACCTCTTCGGAGTCGACCTCTACGAGCTCCTCGGGGTGAAGTTCCTCAAGTACGGCGTGCTGGACCCGCGGCCCTACTACTACCTGCTGGTCGCGCTGGCCGTCATCGTGATCATCCTGGTCAAGCGCTGGGAGAAGAGCCGGGTCGGGCGTGCCTGGGCGGCGATCCGCGAGGACGAGGACGCGGCCGAGGTCATGGGCGTGCCGACGTTCCGCTTCAAGATGCTGGCCTTCGCCATCGGCGCCTCCATCGGCGGCGCGATGGGCGTGCTGTGGGCCTCCAAGGTCATCTCGCTCAACCCGAACGACTTCCAGTTCCTGCTGTCGGCGACGATCCTGGCCGCGGTGGTCATGGGCGGCGCGGGCAACCTGCCGGGCGTCATGCTGGGCGCGTTCGTGGTGGCGTGGCTGCCGGAGCGCTTCCGCGGCCTGCAGGAATACCGAATGCTGATCTTCGGCGCGGTGCTCGTCGCACTGATGATCTTCCGTCCCGAGGGGCTGCTGCCGTCGCGTCAACGCAAGGCGGAGCTGAAAGAGGGATCGGGCGGGATGGGGACGCTCGCGGCCGAGGTGCCCGGGCCGGAGTCGCGTGGTGAGGAGGTGGCCTCCAAGTGAGCGCCGAGGTGAACGCAGGGGCTGCCCAGGAGCGGAGTGCCCGCGCGATGCTGGAGATGCAGGGCGTCGTGATGCGCTTCGGCGGCGTCACGGCGCTGAAAGAGGTCAACCTGACCATCAACGAGGGTGAGATCTTCGCCCTCATCGGCCCGAACGGCGCGGGCAAGACCACGATCTTCAACGTGATCACCGGCGTCTACCAGCCGACGGAGGGGCAGGTCCGCTTCGAGGGCGAGAAGATCAGCGGCGTCAAGCGCTTCAAGATCACCAAGCGCGGCGTCGCCCGCACGTTCCAGAACATCCGGCTGTTCCACAACATGACGGCCATCGAGAACGTCATGGTGGGCGCGGACACGCACCACCGCTCGGGCATGGTGAGCGTGGCCCTGGGGCTTCCCTGGCACCGCCAGGCCGAGCGCGAGGGCCGTGCGCTGGCGATGGAGCTGCTCGACTTCGTCGGCATCTCCCACCGCGCCAACGACCACGCCAAGAACCTGCCTTACGGTGACCAGCGCCGGCTGGAGATCGCCCGCGCGCTGGCGACCAAGCCGAAGCTGCTGCTGCTGGACGAGCCGGCCGCCGGTATGAACCCGGCGGAGAAGGTGGCGCTGCAGCAGTTGATCCGGGACATCCGCGACGCCGGCCGGACGATTCTGATCATCGAGCACGACATGAGCCTCATCATGGGCATCAGTGACCGCATCGCGGTGCTGGACTTCGGCCAGAAGATCGCCGACGGCCTGCCGGATGAGGTGCGGAACGACCCCCGGGTCGTCGAGGCGTATTTGGGGGCTTCCACAGATGCTTCTTGAGATCAAGGACATCCACGTCCACTACGGCAAGATCGAGGCGATCAAGGGCATCTCGGTCGAGGTGAACGAGGGTGAGATCGTCACTCTCATCGGGGCGAACGGTGCGGGCAAGACCACGACCCTGAAGACGATCTCGGGTCTGCGCGGCCTGTCGTCGGGGAGCATCACCTTCGACGGCAAGGACATCAGCAAGATGCCCGGCCACAAGCGGGTCATGGCGGGGCTGGGGCAGGCCCCTGAGGGCCGGGGAGTCTTCCCCGGCATGACGGTGCACGACAACCTGCTCATGGGCGCATACTCGCGCTCAGGGGATTTCACCGCCGACCTGGCGGAGGTCTACGAGCTGTTCCCGCGGCTGGCCGAGCGCCGGACGCAGATGGGCGGCACGATGTCGGGCGGCGAGCAGCAGATGCTGGCCATCGGCCGGGCGCTGATGGCCAAGCCGAAGGTGCTGCTGCTGGACGAGCCGTCGATGGGCCTGGCGCCGCTGATGGTGCAGCAGATCTTCTCCATCATCGAGGAGATCAACCACCGGGGCACCACGGTGCTGCTGGTGGAGCAGAACGCCCAGCAGGCGCTGAAGCTCGCCCACCGGGCCTACGTGCTGGAGACCGGCAAGGTGGTCAAGAGCGCGCCCGCCGCCGAGCTGCTCGACGACCCCGACGTGCAGGCCGCCTACCTCGGTGGCGGCCTCGGGCACTGACGGGCCGCCGGAGCGGCCGTGAGCCGTACGGTGTGACACCACCCGGTCCCGTCCCGCATCCGCGCCTGCGCCGGGGCGGGACGGGACCGGCGCGCCCGCGAGCGGGCGCGCCGTACGGCGCCGTACTCCCGGGCCCGTCCCGCGCACGGAGCGGGGCGGGCCCGCACTTCCCGGGCGGAGGCCGCCCGGTTCAGGCCAGGGGCACCTTGACGCCGTCGGTGGTCCCGCCGACGCCGAGCGGCGGGTCGCCGAACAGCTGGACCGCGGCGACCTTGGCCTCCTTGGGGATGTCGAACCACAGGTCCAGCTCGATCCTGACCTCGGCCCCGAGGGGGAGGGTGTCGGGCTGGCGCTTGATGGCCTGGGCGAACCTGTCGATGCCGAAGGTCCTGCCGTCGGTGGTGATGAGCTTCTGCCGCTTGGCGTCGAAGCGGGAGTTGGCGCGGCCGGGGTTCTCCACGACGATCCGCACGACCACGTACTGGCCCTTGGCCTGCCATTCGGCGTGGGTGCCGAAGAAGCCGCTCATGCCGGTCTGCAGGCCGATCACCTGGAAGCGGCCGTCGCCGTCAGTCACGGGCGCGGCGCGGACCGGGCGCTCGCCGGGCCGGACCGGGCGCGGGGCGAGCTCGTAGGAGGGGGTGGGCGTGGCGGGGGCGGCCGTCGGCCGCGGCGGGGCCGGCCCGGTGCAGCCGGTGAGGAGGGCGCCTGCCAGGGCGGCGCCGGTGAGCCGCATCAGGGGGTTGCGCACACCGGGCAACGTAACCGAGTCGGGTCCCGGAGATCAATGCGTCGGCGGCGATGGGAAAGCGCCCGCCGGGACGGCCGCGGCGTCACCGGCCCTCGTGGGTGAAATAAGAATATTTCTAAGGTTTGCCGGTTTTAGGGAGATTGGCGGTACGGCCGCGGGATCGCCGTCCCGTACGCGGGAGTCCGCCCCCGTGGGGAGGGCCCCGTTTCCCGGGACGGCGCGGTGAAACATGCCTGAAGTGCAGATATAGGCTATTTTCATGTTCCGTGGACTCGATCCGACAGGTCCGAG
This genomic interval carries:
- a CDS encoding branched-chain amino acid ABC transporter permease yields the protein MKQNSSLEAFRHKTGQYGDAMHDRWVNTPGWQRWIVYVALIIGALLLPSESIGSFMSPYTDWASILFFPIGTYVVLAIGLNVVVGQAGLLDLGFVAFYAVGGYAMALIGTRMGWNFWLILVVGILICALSGITLGGPTLRLRGDYLAIVTLGFGEIIRITARNTDEIGGPNGIRGIPHPPSVDELNLFGVDLYELLGVKFLKYGVLDPRPYYYLLVALAVIVIILVKRWEKSRVGRAWAAIREDEDAAEVMGVPTFRFKMLAFAIGASIGGAMGVLWASKVISLNPNDFQFLLSATILAAVVMGGAGNLPGVMLGAFVVAWLPERFRGLQEYRMLIFGAVLVALMIFRPEGLLPSRQRKAELKEGSGGMGTLAAEVPGPESRGEEVASK
- a CDS encoding ABC transporter ATP-binding protein codes for the protein MNAGAAQERSARAMLEMQGVVMRFGGVTALKEVNLTINEGEIFALIGPNGAGKTTIFNVITGVYQPTEGQVRFEGEKISGVKRFKITKRGVARTFQNIRLFHNMTAIENVMVGADTHHRSGMVSVALGLPWHRQAEREGRALAMELLDFVGISHRANDHAKNLPYGDQRRLEIARALATKPKLLLLDEPAAGMNPAEKVALQQLIRDIRDAGRTILIIEHDMSLIMGISDRIAVLDFGQKIADGLPDEVRNDPRVVEAYLGASTDAS
- a CDS encoding ABC transporter ATP-binding protein, coding for MLLEIKDIHVHYGKIEAIKGISVEVNEGEIVTLIGANGAGKTTTLKTISGLRGLSSGSITFDGKDISKMPGHKRVMAGLGQAPEGRGVFPGMTVHDNLLMGAYSRSGDFTADLAEVYELFPRLAERRTQMGGTMSGGEQQMLAIGRALMAKPKVLLLDEPSMGLAPLMVQQIFSIIEEINHRGTTVLLVEQNAQQALKLAHRAYVLETGKVVKSAPAAELLDDPDVQAAYLGGGLGH
- a CDS encoding DUF4352 domain-containing protein, with protein sequence MRNPLMRLTGAALAGALLTGCTGPAPPRPTAAPATPTPSYELAPRPVRPGERPVRAAPVTDGDGRFQVIGLQTGMSGFFGTHAEWQAKGQYVVVRIVVENPGRANSRFDAKRQKLITTDGRTFGIDRFAQAIKRQPDTLPLGAEVRIELDLWFDIPKEAKVAAVQLFGDPPLGVGGTTDGVKVPLA